AAGATGATAACACCCTAAAGTCAGTCAAGATTAGAACCCAAAGCCTAGACCAAGAACTAACTGGAAAAACATACAAAACCGACTTAACTAACATGATAGCCAACAGAGGCAATGAAGCAAAATCCTCCGGAGGTAGATAGATATCCTTGGTTCTAAGTGACCATTGTTACATATGgacccaaaaaaaaatatataccgAAGCTAGTTGGTAATAAAGCAAAAGAAGCAGCATATGCTATAACAAATTACGGCGTTGCTCAGCTCTGTTCTGCTTAGCTAGTTTTAGGGGTAATGCAAACAAGCTCTTGATTAAAGTAGTTCTCAGATTTGGAGAAGTCAAGCGTAGAATTACTTGGTTTCTTTACTACCAAGTACTAGTAAGTAATATGCATTGCGGAACTTTGAAAACGAGTTCACAAGTGACAAAATCATATAAGTTCAAGGTCCAAACAACATGTAATCATAAACATATATCTTGATTGGTAAGAAGGAActaggaaattaaaatttataagcaATTTCTGGTTGTATAGATAAAACAATGCAGAAAAGTAGGAACTATAACTATAACAAAACGTACGTTGATCCATACAAAGCAATCTTCTGAACCTTCGTAATTTCCAAACCTGACTGATTGTCTTCAATAAATATTGTCAAGCTGGTAAAGGTAAAAGCAAAATTAACACTCTGTTACTTAATGTTATAATAAGACAAAGATGAGGACATCAGTACCAAAACTATAAACATACCTACGGACATTCTGAAACTTGACATACTTCACAACTACAGGTTTTCCCTGCAAAAAAGGAAGAGAAGGTGAACTTTATGAGATTTATCGATTCAcggtgtttttttttaaatacccTTATTTTTCCAACAATGGAAAGACGGACAAAGAAGAGCTACCTTTAGATTATCCTGGGATAAAACAACAGTGTCACTTGGAGGGAAGTCACTGACATTACTgcattaagtaaaacaaaacatCCTCAGTGAAATGTAACAATGAGAGAAAGTAACAAATTGCGAGAATGTAACAATGCCTTTGACCTTACCTAAACCCCATATGCTCCCTGTTTGCAAAAAGTTTCACTGTCTTTGGACCTGAAAAGACAATCATCATGTTCAACAATCGGCAACATCAAAGGTAATTCTACTAGAGTACAACTGAGAACTGGCACTCGTGATTCGTCAACAGAATAAGCCAATGGGACTTTGCTTCTATGTGATTGAATGCAAGATATATGGAAAggtaaaaaatatacaaaacttTACCATCCTCTTCGGATCCCATGACAACAATGGAATGTAGTTTAATAACTTGAGTGAAAGGGATATAAATCAGAAGTTGCTCATCGGCATCGCTCTCTAGGTTCAAGCCTTCATCTTCTCTATAACCCTAATTCATGAGcataaaattgaaagatttcACACAAAAGCAACTTaattagcaaaataaatacatgGTCTTTACAATGGAGAATCAATTAAccctaaaataaatgtttaaatagAACTTCAACAAAAACCCACTATTTTTCCACAAAATAAATAAGCATATCTGCCTAAttgattcaataaaaaaaattaaaatcggccATTATTAAGAGAAACAAGAACAACTTGAAGAGAGTTACCTGTTTGAGAGCATTGGGCAAAGGGTGACTGGAGCTTTGGTTAAGGCATTCAACTCCAGACCAATCAATAAAATCCAAGAGATCAAcctaattattaaaaaagaaagttcCCAAATCATCAAGCtactataattttaaagaatccTTCTTTGAATAACCCCCAAAAAATACAGTAAAGACGAATTCTTTCAATTAcccaaaacaatatatatatatatatatttaaaaagaaaaaaaaataatctttCAAGTAAAGAACACCATCTGAAAAGATACCCATTTCTTTTCCATTcaagaaattttcaaattttctggGAAACCAAACAAAGGATATCCCATAAAGGAAAGAAGTTTGAAGACAAGAAGACTCACTTGGTTTCTGTTAATTGCAGTAGCTGATTCAGCAGTCGACATGGTTCAAGAGTAGAACGAGATTGCTGAGATAGGAAGTTAGAAACTTTGTTttatacaaagaaaaataaaagggttgaGACGGAATAATCGAAGAGAAAGttaaagaagagaagagagatCTTAAGACAATCAAATAGTGGTCATAGGAAAAGACCAAACTAGAAGAAGTTGTTGATACGTTGTCGTTTAGTTACGTAAAACAAGTCTTTGGTTTTTGACATCTTTACCCATCGAATCGAAAGAAAGAATAGTATTCAAAATCGAATTAGCGGTCAAATGTTACTCATTTGAAACTCTGTTGGAAAGgtttagataaaatataatattaaaaaatgagttttagaTAAATCTTCTAAAAAGCTCGACtcgaatatattatgttataaaattattatattaattatatatgttaaataattattatatatatttatatttatattaaatcattaatccaataacaattaaatctaaaaaaattaccaactaAATAACTcaactcaaaatataaaattttaaaattatacttaatacaataaaatatttgttatatttattcctgtttttaatataataaatatttattatgtttatagTTGTGTttttcattataaatatttttcaaagatttttaaatatatttttaaggtgctagaaaacttttattttagtattttttgtGCATttagtgttatatatatatatatatatatatatatatatatatatatatatatattaaataaaattaatcttaaaaaattaaatatggttAGGTCAAGTTTGACTCAGATTTacctttattaaatttgattggGCTTAAGCaaaaaagtaagtcatttttcaGGCTTGTCAAGGCCCAATCTTAAAAACTGATCTAGATACCTGACATGGCCCGGCCCGACTAATGAGCACCACTAAATTTTAACTACCGCTCCATACAAATTAAAACagtaaatattgatttttgaaaattcatcatttcataattttaatcttattaatatgacattatttattttattttgaatatttttagataaaaatttaagataataatgtgaacattttaatttttaataaaatgacacgacaatttatttcaaaataaaattttgaaaaataaaatatttttaacatcaAGTGATAAGTAACTATCTACTTATCATATCAAcactttttgttaaaaattttatataaagtaaaaactaatatgttattaaatacaattaaatttaaatttgggttGGTTGATTAGTAGGTTTAGAGTTGGCGATTCAATTAATCTAATCTCTCTAAATTGAATTCTCAATTGATTTTcgatttaattaatgaaaagaaaaaaaaagtaagaattTTAAGCaggttttttaataaaataaattcaatctgaaaaaaataaaataaatgaaagaatttaaattataaaaaaaaatcaactatgCACAAAATTGGAAATGGAAAACTAAAGTTTGAAATCTTTCCAATTGTAGGGTAAGGGTAGGGCCTAAAGTTTGTAGTTGTCCTTTGCTGTTTACAAGttttccattaaatttattagGCCCAAACACAGCTATGTCCAAAATCAAagcccaaaaaaaaataaaaagtcaagGCAAATTCCTACACTTGAAAAAGAAACTTTTTACCAGTATTAGGATGAATGCCACAAAACTCCAACCTTAATCTTCATTGTTAACATATAATAGTCTTACTTTAACTGTGGTTATGTTATGTGGACAGTATTAGGCATATTTGCATCacctttttaatatttgaagttggaattttaatattgtattttcgtttaagatgtttgataaaatttattgcCGATAGGTGTGTACTGttccaataataaaatgtactttTCATTCTGATGAAATTTtcgatttatatattttgtctcATTCCGCCTATACTAACTAGtgcataattaatgaataaattcagGCCGACTTGATTTCATCCCacttaaattattgttttaattaaatgtaattatgatgtataaatttgttaatatcaAATCTAATACTTTTATGAGATGATCTTTCTTTTTCTGGTTTATTTGGATTTG
The nucleotide sequence above comes from Gossypium raimondii isolate GPD5lz chromosome 13, ASM2569854v1, whole genome shotgun sequence. Encoded proteins:
- the LOC105783590 gene encoding PITH domain-containing protein At3g04780, producing MSTAESATAINRNQVDLLDFIDWSGVECLNQSSSHPLPNALKQGYREDEGLNLESDADEQLLIYIPFTQVIKLHSIVVMGSEEDGPKTVKLFANREHMGFSNVSDFPPSDTVVLSQDNLKGKPVVVKYVKFQNVRSLTIFIEDNQSGLEITKVQKIALYGSTVETTDMKGLKKIEDH